A single region of the Deinococcus radiodurans R1 = ATCC 13939 = DSM 20539 genome encodes:
- the nrdI gene encoding class Ib ribonucleoside-diphosphate reductase assembly flavoprotein NrdI: MLRLVYDSLTGNVRHFAETLAAELHVSPMRVQDPAPTDAYLLLTYTFGSGEVPASTRRLLTTHGHLLRGVVASGSYHWGHNFARAADVIAAEYRVPVVAKLNKGGTAADRAAVRRWLLHYAESAPPFPTSCTGEPTPWNAG, translated from the coding sequence GTGCTGCGCCTCGTCTACGACTCACTGACGGGCAATGTCCGGCACTTTGCCGAGACGCTGGCCGCTGAGCTGCATGTCTCCCCGATGAGGGTGCAGGACCCGGCCCCGACCGACGCCTACCTGCTGCTGACCTACACCTTCGGCAGTGGGGAGGTTCCGGCCAGTACCCGCCGCCTGCTGACCACCCACGGGCACCTGCTGCGCGGCGTGGTCGCCAGCGGCTCGTATCACTGGGGCCACAACTTTGCCCGCGCCGCCGACGTGATTGCCGCCGAGTACCGCGTGCCCGTCGTGGCCAAGCTGAACAAGGGCGGAACGGCGGCAGACCGCGCCGCCGTACGGCGCTGGCTGCTGCACTACGCCGAATCAGCCCCGCCTTTCCCGACCTCGTGCACTGGAGAACCCACCCCATGGAACGCTGGATAG
- a CDS encoding AAA family ATPase — MSALIYLLTRPEPVTFDELSAELRPVLPLLGELPHTPQDPEWHAEGDVATHSALVLARAHELSEGLDPFDRAALLLAAALHDIGKALTTREEPEGSSGQIRLRSRQHARRGRDYLAYRLLDTGLAPRLILTVLELVAHHHSLHRAAESELGRGVFALARQVPLPLLVRLAKADARGREVRGGDGRKGEDTADYLELLARDLGVWNVTDPYAAFRAEIAALLPGAPPELLALAVGRGIQDWEAGVIHTPHEAVARVQEAARSGFPRLTVLCGPSGSGKSTYAHSVPDADLISLDALRAKLGKNASDQRVNGQVLQAAREQLREALRRGRHAVWDATTLRRSQRAQVLGLGYDYGALTELHVLWTPPGQLGARISGRERQVNSAVLADQLRLLEFPEVGEAHRLTWDTLEGELSG, encoded by the coding sequence ATGTCTGCCCTCATCTACCTCCTGACGCGGCCTGAGCCCGTCACTTTCGACGAGCTGAGCGCCGAACTGCGCCCGGTGTTGCCGCTGCTGGGCGAGTTGCCGCACACCCCGCAGGACCCCGAGTGGCACGCCGAGGGCGACGTGGCGACCCACTCGGCGCTCGTACTGGCGCGGGCGCACGAACTCTCGGAAGGCCTCGACCCCTTTGACCGCGCGGCCCTGCTGCTGGCCGCCGCCCTGCACGACATCGGCAAGGCGCTGACCACCCGCGAGGAGCCCGAGGGGAGCAGCGGGCAAATACGCTTGCGGTCGCGCCAGCACGCGCGGCGGGGGCGGGACTATCTCGCGTACCGCCTGCTCGACACCGGCCTTGCTCCCAGGCTGATTTTGACCGTGCTGGAACTGGTGGCGCATCATCACAGCCTGCACCGCGCCGCCGAAAGTGAACTGGGGCGCGGCGTCTTCGCCCTGGCGCGGCAGGTGCCGTTGCCCCTGCTCGTGCGGCTGGCGAAAGCCGACGCGCGGGGCCGCGAAGTGCGCGGCGGCGACGGCAGGAAGGGAGAGGACACCGCCGACTATCTGGAACTGCTTGCCCGTGACCTCGGCGTCTGGAACGTCACGGACCCCTACGCCGCCTTTCGCGCGGAGATTGCGGCCCTGCTGCCCGGCGCGCCGCCCGAGTTGCTCGCGCTGGCGGTGGGCCGGGGAATTCAGGATTGGGAGGCCGGGGTGATTCACACGCCGCACGAGGCGGTGGCCCGAGTGCAGGAGGCCGCCCGCAGCGGGTTTCCGCGCCTAACGGTGCTGTGCGGTCCCTCGGGCAGCGGCAAAAGCACGTATGCCCACAGCGTCCCGGACGCCGACCTCATCAGTCTGGACGCGCTGCGGGCCAAGCTCGGCAAAAACGCGAGTGACCAGCGGGTGAACGGTCAGGTATTGCAAGCCGCCCGCGAGCAACTGCGCGAGGCCCTGCGCCGGGGGCGCCACGCCGTCTGGGACGCGACCACCCTGCGCCGCAGCCAGCGCGCCCAGGTGCTGGGGCTGGGCTACGACTACGGCGCTCTGACCGAGCTGCACGTGCTGTGGACGCCGCCCGGTCAGCTCGGAGCACGCATCAGCGGGAGAGAGCGGCAGGTGAACAGCGCAGTCCTCGCCGACCAGCTCCGGCTGCTGGAATTCCCGGAAGTGGGCGAGGCGCACCGGCTGACCTGGGACACTTTGGAGGGGGAGCTGAGCGGCTAA
- a CDS encoding TIGR02452 family protein gives MNRKNRTEQAQDTLNILRTGQSVTGSGPVRLPGLAAMRQGTRLFTPEQGEDLREALRRRRGSFQTTCEVTSETTFAAARRLREKASALAALNFASAKNPGGGFLGGAQAQEEDLCRGSGLYFSLTSPQAEPYYAVNRQSHSALYTDHLIYSPQVPIFRDDAGQLLPAPVPVNIITAPAPNAGAVAQSRPEQLPQVLPTLRERARRVLGVAAWMEQTHLVLGAWGCGVFRNDPAGVARTFRELLEGEAQGAFEHVTFAVLDNHPQHPTLGAFRRELESLCLPSSTS, from the coding sequence ATGAACCGCAAAAACCGTACCGAACAGGCCCAGGACACGCTGAACATCCTCCGCACGGGCCAGTCCGTCACCGGGTCGGGTCCGGTGAGGTTGCCGGGTCTCGCGGCAATGCGGCAAGGCACGCGGCTGTTCACGCCGGAGCAGGGAGAAGACCTACGAGAAGCCTTACGCCGTCGCCGGGGCAGCTTTCAGACGACCTGTGAGGTCACGTCTGAGACGACGTTTGCGGCGGCGCGTCGCCTGCGTGAAAAGGCGTCAGCACTCGCAGCGCTCAACTTCGCCTCGGCCAAAAACCCCGGTGGCGGTTTTCTGGGCGGCGCGCAGGCCCAGGAAGAAGACCTGTGCCGTGGCAGTGGGCTCTATTTCAGTCTGACCTCACCCCAGGCCGAGCCTTACTACGCGGTCAACCGCCAGTCCCACTCGGCGCTCTATACCGACCACCTCATTTACAGCCCGCAGGTCCCCATTTTCCGGGATGACGCGGGGCAACTGTTGCCCGCGCCGGTGCCGGTGAACATTATCACCGCGCCGGCCCCGAACGCTGGAGCAGTGGCCCAGAGCCGTCCTGAGCAACTGCCGCAGGTGCTGCCGACACTGCGGGAACGGGCCCGGCGGGTTCTGGGCGTCGCCGCCTGGATGGAGCAGACGCATCTGGTGCTGGGAGCGTGGGGCTGCGGCGTGTTCCGCAACGACCCGGCGGGCGTGGCACGCACCTTCCGCGAGCTGCTGGAAGGGGAAGCCCAGGGCGCTTTTGAGCACGTTACTTTCGCCGTCCTCGACAATCATCCTCAGCACCCGACGCTCGGCGCGTTTCGTCGCGAGCTGGAGTCCTTATGTCTGCCCTCATCTACCTCCTGA
- a CDS encoding alpha/beta fold hydrolase: MRQEHQQICVDDTTLYIEGSGPETILMVHGWPDTYRLWDAQVEALKGRYRCVRLTLPGFEEPNARKVYTLDELTGLLSRVVEQISPDRPVILLLHDWGCMFGYQFARRFPQRVSKIIGVDVGDRFEQTPKALAFTIAYQWWLALAWWIGGGLGNLMTRVLMRLMHVPKKTREVTAGMNYPYFQMWFGGKEAYSRQAKSFSPSCPVLFVYGERKPVMFHTPRWVQKVERLPGGKVVGLPTGHWVMVQQPDRLNREILDWLATV; this comes from the coding sequence ATGCGTCAGGAACACCAGCAGATCTGCGTCGACGACACCACGCTCTATATCGAGGGCAGCGGCCCGGAAACCATCCTCATGGTGCATGGCTGGCCGGACACGTACCGCCTGTGGGACGCCCAGGTTGAGGCGCTCAAGGGCCGCTACCGGTGCGTGCGGCTGACGTTGCCTGGCTTCGAGGAACCGAATGCCCGCAAGGTCTACACCCTCGACGAATTGACCGGTTTGCTGAGCCGCGTGGTCGAGCAGATTTCTCCCGACCGGCCCGTGATTCTGCTGCTGCATGACTGGGGGTGCATGTTCGGTTATCAGTTTGCCCGGCGCTTTCCGCAGCGGGTTTCCAAAATTATCGGTGTGGACGTGGGCGACCGCTTCGAGCAGACGCCCAAAGCCCTGGCTTTTACCATCGCTTACCAGTGGTGGCTGGCCCTCGCCTGGTGGATCGGTGGCGGCCTCGGAAACCTGATGACCCGGGTGCTGATGCGCCTGATGCACGTGCCGAAAAAGACGCGCGAAGTGACCGCCGGCATGAACTATCCCTACTTTCAGATGTGGTTCGGCGGCAAGGAAGCCTATTCGCGGCAGGCCAAGTCGTTTTCACCGAGCTGCCCGGTGCTGTTCGTCTACGGCGAGCGCAAACCCGTCATGTTTCATACCCCGCGCTGGGTTCAGAAGGTAGAGCGTCTGCCCGGCGGAAAAGTGGTGGGCCTGCCGACGGGGCACTGGGTCATGGTCCAACAACCGGACCGCTTGAACCGCGAAATCCTCGACTGGCTGGCGACGGTTTGA
- a CDS encoding GGDEF domain-containing protein has protein sequence MTSQAPSSQTRGNSGQRWLVSVLALGALAVQLLAFIRSWRKHDEFQLLVGSGGIALVIAIFIVNWRLPSPMSLVCRLAVLTLSGRIAADIVQDLLEHSWTGSIVLLEVQILGMVLFAILPTRLAAPFSALLYVLTVASAVNANVRVPTELGLLAVGLGTAAFAARYSHYVNEEQVRSAYLEGQLAWDALTGTLSRRGLEKKLGTLWRTSSPEQTLLLMVDVDHFKGVNDSYGHLTGDQALQMIGVTLRAAASEHALIGRWGGEEFVMVLPCQSAREHQQVTEQLLHTIRTLRVDHLPPLTISAGGATFAEAPSLEAVIAMADSRLYQAKDGGRNRAVLPVPVE, from the coding sequence GTGACTTCGCAAGCCCCCTCTTCCCAAACGCGCGGCAACTCGGGCCAGCGCTGGCTGGTGTCCGTGCTGGCCCTGGGGGCACTGGCCGTTCAACTGCTGGCCTTCATCCGGTCCTGGCGCAAACACGACGAGTTTCAACTGCTGGTGGGAAGCGGCGGGATTGCGCTGGTCATCGCTATTTTTATCGTCAACTGGCGTCTGCCCAGTCCCATGTCGCTGGTCTGCAGGCTGGCGGTGCTGACCCTGAGTGGGCGCATCGCCGCCGACATCGTGCAGGACCTGCTGGAACATTCATGGACCGGCAGCATCGTGCTGCTCGAAGTCCAGATTCTCGGTATGGTGCTGTTTGCCATTTTGCCGACCCGGCTCGCGGCGCCGTTTTCGGCTCTGCTGTATGTCCTGACCGTCGCCAGCGCCGTGAATGCAAATGTCCGCGTGCCGACGGAGCTGGGGCTGCTCGCCGTGGGCCTGGGCACCGCCGCGTTCGCCGCCCGCTACAGCCACTATGTCAACGAGGAACAGGTCCGCAGCGCCTACCTCGAAGGTCAGCTCGCTTGGGACGCCCTGACCGGCACCCTCAGCCGCCGGGGGCTGGAAAAGAAACTCGGGACGCTCTGGCGCACCTCGTCGCCGGAGCAAACCCTGCTGCTGATGGTGGATGTCGACCACTTCAAGGGCGTCAACGACTCCTACGGACACCTGACCGGCGACCAGGCGCTGCAAATGATCGGCGTGACGCTGCGGGCCGCCGCCTCAGAACATGCACTTATCGGTCGCTGGGGCGGCGAAGAATTTGTGATGGTGTTGCCGTGCCAGAGCGCCCGCGAACACCAGCAGGTCACCGAGCAACTGCTGCACACCATCCGCACGCTGCGGGTAGACCATCTTCCGCCCCTGACCATCAGCGCGGGGGGCGCCACCTTCGCCGAGGCGCCCAGCCTGGAAGCGGTCATCGCAATGGCGGATAGCCGGCTCTATCAGGCCAAAGATGGAGGACGAAACCGCGCCGTCTTGCCGGTGCCGGTAGAGTGA
- a CDS encoding IS4-like element ISDra7 family transposase, translating to MAILQYVLSAVPLRKTQRNFLTVLLSVFLAVPGRLNALNLSRYAACSESTIRRWLHRSDDGAIPWGALHQATVSTAIESGLISPLCVLAIDASFHRKAGQHTAHLGSFWNGCAARTERGIEQSCCALIDVQHRQALTVDVRQTLTGSEAPTRLEQTADQLDDVLLDLRTVQQLDLAAVVADGNYAKEPIVETVTGHGLPFISRLPRNANLNDLYTGEHPRRRGRKKKFDGKVDFSDLQRFDLVSARPTERVWTQVVWSVQWAREVRAVVIQQIGKKGQVTGYAVLFSTAVTMPAHEVMALYRSRFEIELIFRDAKQFLGGQDVQLRSQQGIEAHWNVVLLTLNLCRLEALRAAGGGQDLVFSLEDMKRRAYNALLAQVILSNLDLSARFEE from the coding sequence ATGGCCATCCTACAGTACGTTCTCAGCGCGGTCCCGCTGCGCAAGACGCAGCGGAATTTCCTGACCGTGCTGCTCAGCGTTTTTCTCGCTGTTCCTGGACGGCTGAACGCCCTGAATCTCTCCCGGTATGCAGCCTGCTCGGAGAGTACGATTCGTCGTTGGCTGCACCGAAGTGACGATGGGGCCATTCCGTGGGGCGCGTTACACCAGGCGACTGTCAGTACAGCAATCGAGAGTGGGCTGATCAGCCCACTGTGCGTTCTGGCCATCGACGCCTCTTTTCACCGCAAAGCCGGTCAGCACACCGCACACCTCGGCTCGTTCTGGAATGGCTGTGCCGCGCGGACCGAACGCGGAATCGAGCAATCCTGTTGTGCCCTCATTGATGTCCAGCACCGGCAGGCCTTGACGGTCGATGTCCGTCAGACCCTGACCGGGTCTGAGGCTCCAACTCGTCTGGAACAGACCGCCGATCAGCTGGATGACGTGCTGCTCGATCTCCGGACTGTTCAACAGCTTGATCTGGCTGCTGTCGTTGCCGACGGGAATTACGCGAAGGAACCCATCGTGGAGACCGTGACGGGTCACGGTCTCCCGTTTATCTCCAGATTGCCTCGCAACGCCAACCTCAACGACCTCTACACCGGTGAGCATCCCAGACGACGGGGGCGAAAGAAGAAGTTCGACGGTAAGGTGGACTTCAGTGACCTGCAGCGCTTCGACCTCGTCTCTGCAAGGCCGACTGAGCGGGTGTGGACGCAGGTGGTCTGGAGCGTGCAGTGGGCGCGGGAAGTGCGCGCAGTCGTCATTCAGCAGATTGGTAAAAAGGGTCAGGTCACCGGCTACGCGGTGCTGTTCAGCACCGCTGTGACCATGCCGGCTCATGAGGTCATGGCGCTGTATCGAAGCCGCTTTGAGATCGAACTGATCTTCCGGGATGCCAAACAGTTCCTGGGGGGCCAGGATGTGCAACTGCGGTCACAGCAGGGCATCGAGGCGCATTGGAACGTGGTGCTGCTGACCCTGAATCTTTGCCGACTGGAGGCCCTGCGAGCGGCAGGTGGCGGGCAGGATCTGGTGTTCAGTCTCGAAGACATGAAACGCAGGGCGTATAACGCCCTGCTGGCCCAGGTCATTTTATCCAATCTGGACCTCTCGGCTCGCTTTGAAGAATGA
- a CDS encoding RNA ligase family protein, translated as MRVKYPSIPHLPWSPGLQNDDRRITSLSGFIGKEVVVTEKLDGENTSLYRDDLHARSLDMRPHPSRTWVKAERGRVAHDIPLGWRFCGENVYAVHSLKYDDLDGYFYLFSVWDDLNVSRPWDEVRGWAERLSLPTPRELYRGPWDEAALQALDPDPERMEGYVVRVTAAIPYADFGRKVAKWVRRGHVQTDQHWLSQPVEPNGLKRQEQS; from the coding sequence ATGCGAGTCAAATACCCTTCCATCCCCCACCTGCCCTGGTCGCCGGGCCTCCAGAACGATGACCGCCGCATCACGTCGCTGAGCGGATTTATCGGCAAGGAGGTCGTCGTGACCGAGAAGCTCGACGGCGAAAACACCAGCCTCTACCGTGATGACCTGCACGCCCGCAGCCTCGACATGCGCCCGCACCCCTCACGGACCTGGGTCAAGGCCGAGCGGGGCCGCGTCGCCCACGACATCCCGCTCGGCTGGCGATTTTGCGGCGAGAACGTCTACGCCGTCCATAGTTTGAAATACGACGATCTGGACGGCTATTTTTACCTCTTCAGCGTCTGGGACGACCTTAACGTCTCGCGGCCCTGGGACGAGGTGCGCGGATGGGCCGAGCGGCTCTCTTTGCCCACCCCGCGCGAGCTGTACCGCGGCCCCTGGGACGAGGCCGCCCTTCAGGCCCTGGACCCCGACCCGGAACGGATGGAAGGCTACGTGGTGCGCGTGACCGCCGCCATTCCCTACGCCGACTTCGGGCGCAAGGTCGCCAAGTGGGTGCGGCGCGGGCACGTGCAGACCGATCAGCACTGGCTGAGTCAGCCGGTGGAGCCGAACGGTCTGAAGCGCCAGGAGCAGTCATGA
- a CDS encoding RNA ligase (ATP): protein MAERQVIKERAQLFPHPNAERLELCKVGTFQLVVRKGEYRDGDPIVIAPEKAVLPPQLAGLYTNADTGASYLHGAEKNRVGSVRLRGEVSQGVILPLDGLEDAPFGEDLAERLGITFWEPPVPVSMAGEVEPRPPAQHYKHHDVEQFGIYVSEFASGEEVMVTEKLHGTQGVYFRTAEGRWLVTSKGLSRGGLTLREAASNVYWQAARNSNLFAEADAAFSGGEVQIFGEVVPVQKGFSYGQHKPTVFVFKVVYDGLRLPRRDWPQWVLDHAVPVLYEGPFDEATVRKLRGGLETVSGKGLHIREGVVVAPKVPRFAADGSDLSVKLISDAYAKKETGEEYS from the coding sequence ATGGCCGAACGGCAAGTCATCAAAGAACGCGCCCAGCTTTTTCCCCACCCCAATGCCGAGAGACTCGAACTCTGCAAGGTCGGAACCTTTCAACTGGTCGTCCGCAAAGGCGAATACCGGGACGGCGACCCCATCGTCATCGCCCCCGAGAAGGCCGTCTTGCCCCCGCAGCTGGCCGGGCTCTACACGAACGCGGACACCGGCGCGAGCTACCTGCACGGCGCCGAGAAAAACCGCGTGGGCTCGGTGCGCCTGCGTGGCGAGGTGTCGCAGGGCGTGATTCTGCCGCTTGACGGGCTCGAAGACGCCCCGTTCGGGGAAGACCTCGCCGAGCGCCTCGGCATCACCTTCTGGGAACCGCCCGTCCCGGTCAGCATGGCGGGCGAAGTCGAGCCGCGGCCCCCGGCGCAGCACTACAAGCACCACGATGTCGAGCAGTTCGGCATCTACGTCAGCGAATTTGCCAGCGGTGAAGAGGTGATGGTTACCGAGAAGCTTCACGGCACCCAGGGCGTCTACTTCCGCACGGCGGAGGGCCGCTGGCTGGTCACGTCCAAGGGCCTCTCGCGCGGCGGCCTGACCCTGCGGGAAGCGGCGAGCAACGTCTACTGGCAAGCGGCCCGCAACAGCAACCTCTTTGCTGAAGCCGACGCGGCGTTTTCCGGCGGCGAAGTGCAGATTTTCGGTGAAGTCGTTCCCGTTCAGAAGGGCTTTTCTTACGGTCAGCACAAACCCACGGTCTTCGTGTTCAAGGTGGTTTATGACGGCCTGCGCTTGCCCCGCCGCGACTGGCCGCAGTGGGTTCTCGACCACGCGGTCCCGGTGCTGTACGAAGGGCCGTTCGACGAGGCCACTGTCCGCAAGTTGCGCGGCGGCCTGGAGACCGTTTCCGGGAAGGGGCTGCACATCCGCGAAGGCGTCGTGGTCGCGCCTAAAGTCCCGCGCTTTGCCGCCGACGGCAGCGATCTGAGCGTCAAGCTCATCTCCGACGCCTACGCCAAAAAGGAAACGGGCGAGGAGTACTCGTGA
- a CDS encoding tyrosine-type recombinase/integrase — MKTLEAVSQPLGHLATPQPAPSTSLELMAYRLDIQARAQAWADMDEPVLRRRATEAARDMDVEALWSLTEANLLLNGLSGAKVSHHTIRAYRKGLDVFLGYAQQVGLQLLRPRPNHGVAYARWLEAQGYNTSTVRVRLAAARKLFAALRWAGATDATPFADVRPAPDPVPRTEKRKPYSETEVEELVRAGDLEEKVILLLGAHAGLRVSEIAGLQRVDVHLDGEHPYLMVTGKHQKRQGVPLSRTLAKALSLWLSATPDLGPRVLSAGSVDYVQGRVKAVCERTGVPYSRRQVHGLRHSAGTRIYSDTSDLLAVRDHLRHADITSSEIYVEYARKTKAPAVKSW; from the coding sequence ATGAAAACTCTTGAGGCTGTATCTCAGCCGCTGGGCCATCTTGCAACGCCGCAACCGGCCCCCTCCACCTCTCTGGAGCTGATGGCTTACCGCCTCGACATCCAAGCCAGAGCCCAGGCCTGGGCGGACATGGACGAGCCTGTACTTCGGAGGCGGGCGACCGAGGCCGCCCGTGATATGGACGTCGAAGCGTTGTGGTCACTCACCGAAGCCAACCTGCTCCTCAATGGTCTCAGTGGCGCCAAGGTCAGCCACCACACCATTCGCGCCTACCGCAAAGGCCTGGACGTTTTCCTCGGCTACGCCCAGCAGGTCGGGCTGCAACTGCTGCGGCCCCGCCCCAATCACGGCGTCGCCTACGCTCGCTGGCTTGAAGCTCAGGGCTACAACACCTCCACTGTCCGGGTCAGGCTCGCCGCCGCCCGCAAACTGTTTGCCGCCCTGCGCTGGGCAGGCGCCACCGACGCCACACCGTTCGCGGATGTTCGTCCTGCACCTGATCCTGTCCCACGCACGGAGAAACGCAAACCCTATTCGGAGACCGAAGTGGAAGAACTCGTCCGCGCCGGCGACCTTGAAGAGAAGGTCATTCTCCTCCTTGGTGCCCACGCTGGCCTGCGCGTCAGCGAAATTGCGGGGCTGCAAAGGGTGGATGTCCACTTAGACGGCGAGCACCCTTACCTGATGGTCACCGGGAAACACCAGAAAAGACAGGGCGTGCCGCTGAGCCGCACGCTGGCCAAGGCGCTTTCCCTCTGGCTGAGCGCCACACCGGACCTCGGTCCACGCGTCCTCAGCGCAGGCAGCGTCGATTACGTCCAAGGGCGGGTCAAGGCCGTGTGCGAACGCACCGGCGTTCCCTACTCTCGCCGGCAGGTCCACGGGCTCAGACACTCCGCAGGCACACGGATCTACAGTGACACTTCCGACCTGCTGGCCGTTCGGGACCACCTCCGTCACGCCGACATCACCAGCAGCGAGATTTACGTCGAATACGCACGGAAGACCAAGGCGCCCGCGGTCAAGTCCTGGTAA
- a CDS encoding acyl-CoA thioesterase, translating into MPDQDLPAPPENAVVNGPDHAPQGPQGAAPSRPRATETRITHIVFPGTTNHHGTLFGGEALSMMDSAAFIAATRYCRRKVVTRHLDAMEFSRPIPQGSLVELIARVVKTGRSSMTVLVELFTEDMYSEKRELGCSGTFVLVALGADGQPTPVPALEAGPT; encoded by the coding sequence ATGCCCGATCAAGACCTCCCGGCTCCCCCTGAGAACGCGGTGGTGAATGGTCCAGATCACGCGCCTCAGGGTCCACAGGGCGCTGCCCCGTCACGTCCCCGCGCAACTGAAACCCGTATCACCCACATCGTCTTTCCTGGCACCACCAACCATCACGGCACGCTGTTCGGTGGCGAAGCCCTGAGCATGATGGACTCGGCGGCTTTTATTGCTGCCACACGCTACTGCCGCCGCAAGGTGGTTACGCGTCACCTCGACGCCATGGAGTTTTCCCGCCCCATTCCGCAAGGCTCACTGGTCGAACTCATTGCGCGCGTGGTGAAGACAGGCCGCAGCTCCATGACCGTGCTGGTCGAACTGTTTACCGAGGACATGTACAGCGAGAAGCGGGAGCTCGGCTGCTCGGGGACGTTCGTGCTGGTGGCTCTAGGAGCCGACGGGCAACCCACGCCGGTGCCTGCGCTCGAGGCGGGGCCGACATGA
- a CDS encoding IS4-like element ISDra1 family transposase codes for MIAARSVNHHDLSAHMPGMSTPQGKKRRADRTFRDEQLDRGFFIALLVVHLPPGKVLLSLDRTNWEHGETPINFLVLGAVVHGFTLPLIWVPLDQSGNSHTYARMWLVLKLLRAWPAKRWLGLVADREFIGAEWFRFLRRQGIKRAIRIRQTDMLDDMNGKEWFEHVQHGHFHEIGEKVFVFGELMRVVATRSPTGDLVIIATDFSARKTWRLYKQRWSIECTFSSFKKRGFDLERTGMTERSRLQRLFGLVTLAWMFCLRLGVWLSQTWPIPVLKHGRRAVSLVRHGAQHLVDALRWKPQQFMAILEVFIQAFCPPGAAESEVVTY; via the coding sequence ATGATTGCCGCGAGGAGCGTCAATCATCACGACCTGAGTGCCCATATGCCGGGGATGAGTACCCCGCAGGGCAAGAAGAGACGAGCAGACCGCACCTTCCGGGATGAGCAGCTGGACAGGGGCTTTTTCATCGCTCTGCTTGTCGTCCATCTTCCACCGGGGAAGGTTTTGCTAAGTCTGGACCGCACCAATTGGGAGCACGGGGAAACGCCCATCAACTTTCTGGTGCTTGGAGCCGTGGTTCACGGCTTCACCCTGCCGCTCATCTGGGTGCCTCTCGACCAGTCTGGGAACAGTCACACCTACGCTCGAATGTGGCTGGTGTTGAAGCTCCTTCGGGCCTGGCCAGCGAAACGCTGGCTGGGTCTGGTGGCCGATCGGGAGTTCATCGGCGCGGAATGGTTCCGCTTTCTTCGTCGTCAGGGCATCAAGAGGGCAATTCGTATCCGACAGACCGACATGCTAGACGACATGAATGGGAAAGAGTGGTTTGAGCACGTCCAGCACGGTCATTTTCACGAGATTGGCGAAAAGGTGTTCGTGTTCGGGGAGTTGATGCGGGTGGTCGCAACGAGGTCACCCACAGGTGACCTCGTCATCATCGCCACAGATTTCAGTGCTCGGAAGACCTGGAGGCTCTACAAACAGCGCTGGTCGATTGAGTGCACCTTCAGCAGTTTCAAAAAGCGAGGCTTTGACTTAGAGCGAACCGGAATGACGGAAAGGAGCCGTCTACAGCGACTCTTCGGACTGGTGACATTGGCTTGGATGTTCTGTTTGCGCCTGGGGGTCTGGCTGAGCCAGACCTGGCCCATCCCCGTTCTGAAGCATGGTCGGAGAGCGGTCAGTCTGGTGCGGCACGGTGCTCAGCATCTCGTGGATGCCCTCCGGTGGAAACCCCAACAGTTCATGGCGATCCTGGAGGTGTTCATCCAGGCTTTTTGCCCGCCAGGAGCGGCTGAAAGTGAAGTTGTCACCTACTGA